The Malus domestica chromosome 10, GDT2T_hap1 genome contains a region encoding:
- the LOC103422516 gene encoding receptor-like protein 3: MDQQSLFASFDIASSSLNWSSNDCCRWEGITCDMAGRVTHLLLPSKRLKGVISPSLGNLTHLSYLNLSHNILSGHLEAGFFLSLGRLQILDLSYNLLSGELPLSPPPSCIRIVDLSSNLFNGTTPSSFLQRAWNLSNLNVSNNLIKGQIPSFNCSYSPFVISLDFSHNDFSGIIPLGLGNCSKLEIFRAGFNSLLGTLPCDIHNARALEEISLPSNKLSGAIGENIANLTNLAILDLNSNQLSGTLPLHIGKLSRLKLIILHFNNLESLLPPSLMNCSSLTELNLGFNQLEGDLSVLNFSKLTQLIKLDLVSNHFTGPLPISVYSCKSLIALRLCSNDLEGQLQHEILSLKSLSFLSLAYNRLTNVTGAMKILKDCKSLRVLFFTNSFMGEEMPDGDLMVDSSGFQNLYLICLARCQLTGKVPVWLSKLKKMKGLNLSFNRLTGPIPGWLGTLPSLSFINLESNFISGELPKELCRLQALRSEKAATQTGHGDFELPVYYQHFNGSATILQYKYLSNMEARINLRNNSLSGNIPRDIGHLQLLQKLDLSFNKFSGNIPHQISNLRNLELLDLSRNHLSGEIPASLSSLDFLSSFGVAYNNLQGQIPLGTQFQGFNATAFEGNLGLCGSPLPNECPKKSPGDSDTTKDREDVHDSGNEIPWLQISVSLGFIVGFWGVCGPLALSRSWRYAYFKFFSNVVDSLVS; encoded by the coding sequence ATGGACCAACAGTCTCTTTTTGCTTCATTTGACATCGCTTCTTCTAGTTTAAACTGGTCTTCCAATGATTGTTGTCGATGGGAGGGCATCACTTGTGATATGGCTGGTAGGGTCACCCATCTGTTGTTGCCCTCCAAACGCCTCAAAGGAGTCATTTCTCCATCTCTTGGAAATCTCACGCATCTCTCCTACCTCAATCTCTCCCATAATATACTTTCTGGTCACCTGGAAGCTGGATTCTTTCTGTCCTTGGGTCGCCTTCAGATCCTTGATTTGAGCTACAACCTTCTCTCTGGAGAACTACCGCTATCTCCACCGCCAAGTTGTATCCGAATAGTGGATTTGTCCAGCAATCTATTCAACGGAACAACTCCATCATCTTTCCTCCAGCGTGCATGGAATTTGAGCAACTTAAATGTCAGCAACAATCTCATTAAGGGCCAAATACCATCTTTCAACTGTTCTTATTCTCCTTTTGTTATAAGCTTGGATTTCTCCCACAATGATTTCAGTGGCATAATTCCCCTTGGACTTGGTAACTGTTCAAAATTGGAGATCTTTCGTGCAGGTTTCAATAGCCTTTTGGGGACACTTCCATGTGATATTCACAACGCTCGAGCACTTGAAGAAATTTCGTTGCCTTCCAATAAGCTTTCCGGGGCCATTGGTGAGAACATTGCCAATCTTACCAACCTCGCAATCTTGGATCTCAACTCTAATCAGCTGAGCGGCACACTTCCTCTTCATATTGGGAAGCTCTCCAGATTGAAGCTCATAATCCTCCATTTCAACAATCTAGAGAGTTTGCTGCCTCCGTCTTTGATGAATTGCTCAAGCCTTACAGAACTGAATCTAGGATTCAACCAATTGGAAGGAGATCTCTCCGTGCTTAATTTCTCCAAACTTACTCAACTTATTAAACTTGACCTAGTGAGTAATCACTTCACCGGTCCCTTGCCAATAAGCGTTTACTCATGCAAGTCCTTGATAGCACTCCGACTGTGCTCAAATGATCTAGAGGGACAATTACAGCATGAAATTCTTTCTTTAAAATCCTTGTCATTCCTTTCGCTTGCTTATAACAGATTGACCAATGTCACAGGGGCAATGAAGATATTGAAGGATTGCAAAAGTTTAAGGGTACTCTTTTTTACAAATAGTTTTATGGGTGAAGAAATGCCAGATGGTGATCTCATGGTTGATTCATctgggttccaaaatctctacCTTATCTGTTTGGCAAGGTGCCAATTGACAGGAAAAGTACCTGTATGGCTGTCGAAGCTCAAGAAAATGAAGGGGTTGAATCTGTCTTTTAACAGACTCACGGGACCGATACCTGGTTGGTTGGGGACTCTTCCAAGTCTTTCCTTTATAAACTTGGAAAGTAACTTCATTTCAGGTGAACTTCCAAAGGAGCTTTGCAGACTACAAGCACTCAGATCGGAAAAGGCTGCAACTCAAACAGGTCACGGCGATTTTGAGTTGCCTGTCTACTACCAACATTTTAATGGGTCTGCAACTATATTACAGTACAAGTATTTGTCCAACATGGAGGCAAGaatcaacctcaggaacaacaGTCTAAGTGGCAATATACCCCGCGATATTGGGCATTTGCAACTTCTCCAAAAACTGGATCTTAGTTTTAACAAATTCTCTGGCAACATTCCACACCAAATCTCGAACCTCCGAAACTTGGAGTTATTAGACCTCTCAAGAAACCATCTTTCTGGTGAAATCCCAGCGTCACTATCAAGTCTTGATTTCTTGTCTTCATTTGGTGTTGCCTACAATAACCTCCAAGGCCAAATACCATTAGGCACTCAGTTCCAAGGCTTCAATGCTACTGCCTTTGAGGGTAACCTGGGACTTTGCGGTTCCCCGCTTCCAAATGAGTGCCCGAAGAAGAGTCCAGGTGATAGTGATACGACTAAGGACCGGGAAGATGTACATGACTCTGGGAATGAAattccatggcttcaaatttcaGTGTCTCTTGGTTTCATTGTAGGGTTTTGGGGAGTTTGTGGCCCTTTAGCTTTGAGCAGGTCATGGCGATATGcatatttcaaatttttctCCAATGTTGTAGATAGTCTTGTGAGTTAA
- the LOC103422463 gene encoding LOW QUALITY PROTEIN: RNA pseudouridine synthase 6, chloroplastic (The sequence of the model RefSeq protein was modified relative to this genomic sequence to represent the inferred CDS: inserted 1 base in 1 codon) yields the protein MGPVSFSSMLANRCRSFSAPAALVRTLALTHVALSEHSNSYRHVKVAWFSRSSNKRKSARQSLKQDVSQPTAVSSANGYPEYTRLLPCPSDNGPPRIEHLVVSEGGPVLEYICKVLDLPLQFVADLIHFGAVYYALVCSRPPPTATQEQMRVFKEVTAPSVLKDRASIKGKTVREAQKTFRITHPDQFVETGTYLRVHVHPKRFPRCYEIDWKSRIVAVTDEFVVLDKPAGTTVGGTTDNIEESCATFATRALGLTTPLMTTLQIDNCTEGCVVLARTKEYCSVFHGKIREKKVKKHYLALAAAPVPIGTITHYMRPINMAPRLISEDFMERWSLCQLEVMECKEVPWPSSVVEQKYCVEDCGWPSREYAYECKSNLPTGRTHQVRAQLAALGAPIVGDSMYMPAAVAEMASPGRSLFGKYKRXYTHVSDKEVAIEEWSAQHGKEPGVAIGLQACQISWDDGKYTFEAGAPWWRCQ from the exons ATGGGGCCGGTGAGCTTCTCCTCAATGTTGGCCAACCGCTGCCGGAGTTTCAGTGCGCCGGCGGCCCTTGTGCGCACGTTAGCACTCACCCACGTTGCTCTCAGTGAACACTCCAACAGCTACAGGCACGTTAAGGTGGCATGGTTTTCTCGGAGTTCGAATAAACGAAAATCTGCACGTCAGTCCCTGAAACAAGACGTTTCGCAGCCAACTGCCGTTTCTTCTGCAAATGG CTACCCTGAATATACTCGGTTGCTTCCATGTCCCTCAGACAATGGACCGCCAAGAATCGAGCACTTGGTTGTTTCAGAAGGGGGGCCTGTACTAGAATATATCTGCAAAGTTCTGGATCTTCCTCTTCA GTTTGTTGCAGATCTCATCCATTTCGGAGCTGTATATTATGCCCTTGTCTGTTCACGGCCTCCTCCAACTGCAACCCAAGAGCAGATGAGGGTATTTAAAGAAGTTACAGCACCATCAGTACTAAAAGATAGAGCTTCCATCAAAGGAAAAACTGTAAGAGAAGCACAGAAGACTTTCCGCATAACACATCCAGACCAATTTGTTGAAACTGGAACCTACTTACGTGTTCATGTACACCCAAAGCGTTTTCCTAG GTGCTATGAAATTGACTGGAAATCAAGAATTGTAGCTGTAACTGATGAATTCGTGGTTTTGGACAAACCTGCTGGTACAACA GTAGGAGGAACTACAGACAACATCGAAGAAAGTTGTGCAACCTTTGCCACTCGTGCCTTGGGACTAACAACACCCCTGATGACTACACTTCAGATTGATAATTGTACAGAAGGATG TGTTGTCTTAGCTAGAACCAAGGAGTATTGCTCAGTTTTTCACGGAAAAATCAGA GAGAAAAAGGTGAAGAAGCATTATCTTGCTCTTGCCGCTGCCCCTGTGCCAATTGGAACAATTACTCACTACATGCGTCCAATTAACATGGCTCCAAGACTCATTTCAGAAG ATTTCATGGAACGGTGGAGTTTGTGTCAACTTGAAGTCATGGAATGCAAGGAGGTTCCCTGGCCAAGTTCTGTTGTTGAACAGAAATATTGTGTTGAAGACTGTGGGTGGCCTTCAAGAGAATATGCATATGAGTGTAAAAGCAACCTTCCGACTGGGCGGACTCATCAG GTTCGAGCACAACTGGCTGCGCTTGGTGCACCAATAGTTGGCGATTCCATGTATATGCCAGCTGCAGTTGCAGAAATGGCAAGTCCTGGGCGGAGCCTGTTTGGCAAATATAAGA ATTATACTCATGTAAGTGATAAAGAAGTAGCGATCGAAGAGTGGAGTGCACAGCATGGAAAGGAACCTGGTGTTGCTATTGGTCTTCAAGCATGTCAGATATCATGGGATGATGGGAAGTACACTTTTGAGGCTGGAGCTCCTTGGTGGAGGTGCCAATAA
- the LOC103446695 gene encoding alcohol dehydrogenase 3-like isoform X2, whose product MASNHHSFEDFATAVAWEAGKLLVTERVKIAPPKAMEMRIKVKYTSVYHTELYFCRRFGFPSQCSKTKNYPQMLFIGLAVTEGGKIPEALEYWGGVGGLEAQEV is encoded by the exons ATGGCCTCCAATCATCATTCATTTGAAG ATTTTGCAACAGCGGTTGCATGGGAAGCAGGGAAGCTGTTGGTGACGGAGAGGGTGAAGATTGCTCCACCTAAGGCCATGGAAATGAGGATAAAGGTCAAATATACCTCAGTTTATCACACTGAACTCTACTTCTGCCGAAG GTTTGGGTTCCCCTCTCAATGTAGCAAAACGAAAAATTATCCTCAGATGTTGTTTATTGGCCTCGCT GTTACTGAAGGTGGAAAAATTCCTGAGGCGCTAGAGTATTGGGGTGGAGTCGGTGGACTTGAAGCCCAAGAGGTTTGA
- the LOC103446695 gene encoding alcohol dehydrogenase 3-like isoform X1 — protein MQNQPSFLHKKMDFATAVAWEAGKLLVTERVKIAPPKAMEMRIKVKYTSVYHTELYFCRRFGFPSQCSKTKNYPQMLFIGLAVTEGGKIPEALEYWGGVGGLEAQEV, from the exons ATGCAAAACCAGCCTTCTTTCCTGCACAAAAAAATGG ATTTTGCAACAGCGGTTGCATGGGAAGCAGGGAAGCTGTTGGTGACGGAGAGGGTGAAGATTGCTCCACCTAAGGCCATGGAAATGAGGATAAAGGTCAAATATACCTCAGTTTATCACACTGAACTCTACTTCTGCCGAAG GTTTGGGTTCCCCTCTCAATGTAGCAAAACGAAAAATTATCCTCAGATGTTGTTTATTGGCCTCGCT GTTACTGAAGGTGGAAAAATTCCTGAGGCGCTAGAGTATTGGGGTGGAGTCGGTGGACTTGAAGCCCAAGAGGTTTGA